The following DNA comes from Spirulina major PCC 6313.
GGGTAATACTCTGGGCAGCCCGTAACGCAATTTTGCCACTAATGGCAGGGCGGACGGCATAACCCGATTCTGTCAGCATTGAAGACAGAAATCGAATATTGTCCGGAGTATCATCAACAACGAGAATATCAGCGGTGGGGACAGCAGAATCAGATTCAATCATGGAGTTTTCAGAATGTTTCGCCCGAAACAATGTTGACAATAATAGCTCTCTTGCATGACTCTATCATTATCTTTTTTTGCTAAACAAAGAATATTTATCCCAGACCCCAGCGGGTGGTTGACTGACTTGATCGCCCTCACCCCCAACCTCTTTCCCAAAGGGCGAGGGGAGCCGAGTCATTTTTCCAGTTCCCTCTCCCAGAGGGCTAGGGCTGATTGACTGACAAAAGAAGTGGTAGGGATAGCTAAAGAGGTTGCCCTGACTGAAATACAGAGAATTAAGAAATGGGAGTCAGTCCTCTAGAATTGAGTTACCACAACAAAACTCTGGAGAACTGTGAAAAAAACTCCCAAATTTACAATGCCCTGAAAACCTGGTTGGGTCAAGACATCCCCTGGGCGCATCTGAGCCACCTGACTACCTGCATCTGGATGGTCATCGCCGTCATCCAAACCGGAGCAGTCAACCTCACGAAATGGCTGCCGTATCTGCCCTGTCGAGGATTGTTTGCCCAAAGTAAACAGCGGCGAGTCCGACGCTGGCTGGGCAATAGCCGCATCAATATTCATCGACTCTACAAACCCATCATCAAAGCCGCCTTAGCCGATTGGCAGGATGAGGTGATGTACCTGAGCTTAGACACCTCACTATTTTGGGATGAGTATTGTCTGATTCGGGTGGCTGTGGTGCATCGCGGTCGTGCTTTACCCCTAGGCTGGCGTGTGTTGGCTCATCCCAGTGCCTCGGTTGCCGCCAACACCTACCGAGAACTGCTCCAAGATGTCGCTCGACTCCTACCGCAAGGGGTGAAGGTGGTGCTGCTGGCTGACCGTGGCTTTGTGCAGACGGAGACTATGACGCTGGTGCGCACCTTCGGCTGGCATTATCGCATCCGCATCAAAAGCAATACCTGGCTTTGGCACTCTGCCAAGGGCTGGAGCCAACCAAAAGCGTTTCATCTCAAACCCGGTGAAGCCCTCTGCTGGCACAACGTCAAACTTCACAAAGGTGAATGGTATGGTCCGGTTCATGTCATTTTCGGTCGCAACAATGTCAATGGCGAGTTTTGGGCGGTTGTCAGTGATGAACCGACCCACCTCCAGACTTTTGCTGAGTATGGTCTCCGGTTTGATATCGAGGAGGCGTTTCTCGATGACCAGTCTGGGGGTTGGCACCTCCAATCTTCCCAACTTCGCTCAGTTTGTGTTCTTTCCCGTCTCTGCTTCATTCTGGCTCTGGCGACTCTCTATGTCTCAGCTCAGGGTCTTGAGGTTGTCCAATCGGGCAAGCGTCGCTGGGTTGACCCCCATTGGTTTCGCGGCAATAGCTATTTTCGTATCGGTCTTGAGTGGATTCGTACTGCTCTCCTTGAGGGCTGGCGCTTGATTCGGCTTGTTGCTTTCTTTTCTAATTCTGACCCTGAACCGGCTATGGCTTCTCGTCCTCAGCATCGGCAACGCTCTTATCGCCTTGAATTCCAGTTTTGCTCTTTTTCTTACTCCCCTGACTGAATCTTTTGTCCGTCAATCAGGGGCTAGGGTGAGGGATTGCCTAACTGGGATGTACCCGACCCCAGCTGAGACCCTGGTGTGCGCTAACGGGGTCGGCGGCGGTGCGATCGCGCTTCGGCTTCTTCTCATTGGGGTCACGGTTGGGTCAAGGGTTGCCAATGGTGGGGGGAAATTTGGAGAGAAAAGGGCGGCGGGGCGGTCTGGAGTTGGTGCCATTGGTCGAGGCTGAGGGTGCTTTGGAGGTGGATGTCCGTGGGCGATCGCGGCGGGTGATGGAGGGTGAGAAAGGCGGTGATTTGGTAGGGGGTGGTGTGGTGATGGGCAATCCAGCAGGGAATGCCGGGGCCAGTAGGTCGGAGGGCAAGACCCAGATGATAGGCCGTAATCCCGATCGCTTGGGGACGGTCAGCGATCGCCCTGGGGAGGGTAATGTTCCAAGCCGGAATCTCCAGGCCATCGGGGACAACCTCCACCGGCGCGATATTTTCACACCCGATCAACCGTGCCACCCGCACCGATTGGGGATGGTGCAAAATCTGCTCCCGTGGCCCAGCGGCGATCATCTGACCGTGATCCAAAATAACCCAGTGGGGACAAAGGCGATAGGCTTCGGTGGGGTTATGGGTGACGAGGAGGGTGATGCCGCCGTAGTGGGCGAGGAGGTCGTGCAGTTCCTGGGCGAGGCGATCGCGCAAATGGGTATCCAACGCCGAAAACGGTTCATCCAACAGCAGCACCTCCGGCTCGCTCGCCAGGGCACGGGCGAGGGCGACCCGCTGCCGTTGTCCCCCCGAAAGCTGATGGGGATAGCGGGACTCAAACCCCTCTAGATGCACTGTGGCGAGCATCTGAGCAATGCGATCCGAACGGTTCGGGGTCGATGGTGCGGCAGGAATCCCAAAGGCAATATTGGCCGCCACCGTGAGATGAGGAAAAAGAGCGTAGTTTTGAAACACCACCCCCACCCGCCGCGCTGCACTGGGCAGATTAATCCGACGTGCCCCATCAAACCACACCTGATCCCCGACGCGAATCTGTCCTGAAACCGGCGTTTCTAACCCCGCCAGACACCGTAACAGCGCACTTTTGCCCGCCCCCGATGCGCCCAAAATACCCACGGGTTTCCCCCGTTGAGCGGCCACGCTGACCTTAAGGCAGAAGCTGCCGTACTGTTGGTGGAGGGTGAGGGTGAGATCGGCGTGGGATGGGGGGGGAAGTAGGGGGGCGATCGGGCTGGGCCTGTTGGGTGGTGGGGCGATCGCGGGGCGTTGGTGGGGTTGGCTCCAGAGGTTGAGGAGGGTAATCACCGAGAGCGCCAGGGAAAGAATCACGCCCGACCAGAGCCAGGCGGTGGCGGTGTCGCCGGTTTCGACGGCGGTGTAGAGGGCGAGGGGGATGGTTTCGGTTTGGCCGGGAATGTTGCCGGCCACCATCAGGGTTGC
Coding sequences within:
- a CDS encoding transposase; protein product: MGVSPLELSYHNKTLENCEKNSQIYNALKTWLGQDIPWAHLSHLTTCIWMVIAVIQTGAVNLTKWLPYLPCRGLFAQSKQRRVRRWLGNSRINIHRLYKPIIKAALADWQDEVMYLSLDTSLFWDEYCLIRVAVVHRGRALPLGWRVLAHPSASVAANTYRELLQDVARLLPQGVKVVLLADRGFVQTETMTLVRTFGWHYRIRIKSNTWLWHSAKGWSQPKAFHLKPGEALCWHNVKLHKGEWYGPVHVIFGRNNVNGEFWAVVSDEPTHLQTFAEYGLRFDIEEAFLDDQSGGWHLQSSQLRSVCVLSRLCFILALATLYVSAQGLEVVQSGKRRWVDPHWFRGNSYFRIGLEWIRTALLEGWRLIRLVAFFSNSDPEPAMASRPQHRQRSYRLEFQFCSFSYSPD
- the modB gene encoding molybdate ABC transporter permease subunit, with product MSLASPLWISLKIAGVATVLTVILGVMVAYGLYRHPGKHQGLIDGILIAPLIVPPTVVGFLLLQLLGRRSWLGQGLHWLKLDLIFTWQAGAIAAIIITFPLMYRTALAAFEQLDPHWIASARVLGASEWRIFRAIVLPLAGRGILAGALLSFARGLGEFGATLMVAGNIPGQTETIPLALYTAVETGDTATAWLWSGVILSLALSVITLLNLWSQPHQRPAIAPPPNRPSPIAPLLPPPSHADLTLTLHQQYGSFCLKVSVAAQRGKPVGILGASGAGKSALLRCLAGLETPVSGQIRVGDQVWFDGARRINLPSAARRVGVVFQNYALFPHLTVAANIAFGIPAAPSTPNRSDRIAQMLATVHLEGFESRYPHQLSGGQRQRVALARALASEPEVLLLDEPFSALDTHLRDRLAQELHDLLAHYGGITLLVTHNPTEAYRLCPHWVILDHGQMIAAGPREQILHHPQSVRVARLIGCENIAPVEVVPDGLEIPAWNITLPRAIADRPQAIGITAYHLGLALRPTGPGIPCWIAHHHTTPYQITAFLTLHHPPRSPTDIHLQSTLSLDQWHQLQTAPPPFSLQISPHHWQPLTQP